One window from the genome of Eucalyptus grandis isolate ANBG69807.140 chromosome 7, ASM1654582v1, whole genome shotgun sequence encodes:
- the LOC104454372 gene encoding probable signal peptidase complex subunit 2, giving the protein MPETTPEAASKNAKKANLLDQHSIKHILDESVSEIVKSRGYAEDVRMSNVRLLMGAVIIVIALFAQFYKKKFPENRDFLIACIGLYIVFNGILQLLIYTKEKNAIMFTYAPVGSFNSTGLVVSSKLPRFSDLYTLTIASADPKSVAANKPVELTKSVTQWFTKDGILVEGLFSKDVDALINEYNKEPKKSK; this is encoded by the exons ATGCCGGAAACCACGCCGGAAGCCGCGAGCAAGAACGCGAAGAAGGCGAATCTCCTGGATCAGCACTCCATCAAGCACATTCTCGACGAGTCCGTCTCCGAG ATTGTGAAGAGCCGCGGGTACGCGGAGGACGTGCGGATGAGCAACGTGAGGCTGCTGATGGGGGCggtcatcatcgtcatcgccCTCTTCGCCCAGTTCTACAAGAAGAAGTTCCCCGAGAACCGGGACTTCTTGATCGCCTGCATCGGATT GTATATAGTTTTCAATGGTATACTGCAGCTGCTCATATACACCAAGGAGAAGAATGCCATTATGTTCACCTATGCCCCTGTG GGCTCCTTTAACAGCACTGGACTGGTGGTGTCTTCAAAATTACCAAGATTCTCCGACTTGTACACACTTACCATAGCGAGTGCAGACCCGAAGTCAGTTGCAGCAAACAAGCCAGTGGAATTAACCAAGAGCGTCACTCAGTg GTTTACCAAGGACGGGATTCTGGTGGAGGGTCTCTTCTCGAAAGATGTTGACGCACTAATAAACGAGTACAACAAAGAGCCGAAGAAGAGCAAATGA
- the LOC104454375 gene encoding 26S proteasome non-ATPase regulatory subunit 7 homolog A — protein MDVIKTQQISARPIEKVIVHPLVLLSIVDNYNRVAKDTRRRVVGVLLGSTFKGTVDVTNSYAVPFEEDEKDPSIWFLDHNYHESMFSMFKRINAKEHVVGWYSTGPKLRENDLNIHALFDDYVPNPVLVIIDVQPKELGIPTKAYYAVEEVKENATQKSQKVFVHVLSEIAAHEVEEIGVEHLLRDVKDTTISTLATEVTGKLTALKGLDARLKEIRSYLDLVVDKKLPLNHEILYHLQDVFNLLPNLNVNELIKAFAVKTNDMMLVIYLSSLIRSVIALHNLINNKILNKEHEKAEDSKPVAVPSGAGS, from the exons ATGGACGTGATAAAGACGCAGCAGATATCGGCGAGGCCGATAGAGAAGGTGATAGTCCACCCCCTGGTCCTCCTCAGCATCGTCGACAACTACAATCGTGTCGCCAAGGACACCCGCCGGCGCGTCGTCGGGGTCTTGCTCGGCTCCACCTTCAAAGGCACCGTCGACGTCACCAACAGCTACGCAG TACCTTTTGAGGAAGATGAGAAGGATCCAAGCATCTGGTTTCTTGATCACAACTACCATGAATCGATGTTTTCCATGTTTAAGAGAATAAATG CGAAGGAGCATGTTGTTGGATGGTATAGCACTGGTCCCAAGTTGCGAGAAAATGACCTTAATATCCATGCATTGTTTGATGA CTATGTCCCGAATCCTGTGCTGGTTATAATTGATGTTCAACCCAAGGAACTTGGAATACCAACAAAGGCATATTATGCTGTTGAAGAAGTCAAAGAG aatgCAACTCAGAAGAGTCAGAAAGTGTTTGTGCACGTTCTTTCAGAAATTGCTGCCCATGAGGTTGAGGAAATAG GTGTGGAGCACTTGCTACGTGATGTAAAGGATACAACCATTAGCACCCTTGCCACAGAG GTCACTGGGAAGCTCACAGCCTTGAAGGGACTGGATGCTCGACTTAAGGAGATAAGAAGTTATCTTGACCTCGTTGTTGATAAAAAGCTCCCACTAAATCACGAGATCTTGTATCATCTGCAG GATGTCTTTAACCTCCTTCCAAATCTGAATGTGAATGAGTTGATAAAGGCTTTTGCAG TTAAAACGAATGATATGATGCTAGTTATATATCTGTCTTCCCTCATCCGAAGTGTGATTGCGCTCCATAATTTGATCAACAATAAG ATTCTCAATAAAGAACACGAAAAGGCAGAAGACTCAAAACCTGTCGCTGTACCTTCTGGAGCTGGAAGCTAG
- the LOC104454374 gene encoding peroxisomal nicotinamide adenine dinucleotide carrier → MSDALINGLAGAGGGIIAQLITYPLQTVNTRQQTERDLKKERRKLGTFEQMYQVAKQEGWGRLYGGLMPSLAGTAASQGVYYYFYQIFRKKAEIAALERRKKGMGDGTVGMFSSLMVAALSGCINVLLTNPIWLVVTRMQTHSKISKKSELDMAAPDDAILAAVEPPPYGTGHVIQEVYDEAGFWGFWKGVFPTLIMVSNPSIQFMLYETMLKKLNKRRALKGKSAPTALEIFLLGALAKLGATVVTYPLLVVKARLQAKQATTGDKRHHYKGTSDAILKMIRYEGLYGFYKGMSTKIVQSVLAAAVLFMVKEELVRGARSLLTGDGVDASRSKPP, encoded by the exons ATGTCGGACGCTCTGATCAACGGCCTCGCGGGAGCCGGCGGCGGCATCATCGCTCAGCTCATCACCTACCCTCTCCAGACG GTGAACACGCGTCAGCAGACGGAGCGCGATctgaagaaggagaggaggaagcTCGGGACCTTCGAGCAAATGTATCAG GTGGCCAAGCAAGAGGGATGGGGGCGGCTGTACGGAGGCTTAATGCCGTCGCTCGCAGGCACGGCTGCGTCTCAG GGTGTTTACTATTATTTCTATCAAATATTCAGGAAGAAAGCAGAAATTGCTGCACTTGAACGGAGGAAGAAAGGGATGGGTGATGGAACAGTTGGGATGTTCTCATCACTCATGGTGGCTGCTTTATCtgg GTGCATAAATGTCCTTCTAACAAACCCAATATGGCTAGTTGTAACCCGAATGCAG ACTCActcaaaaatctcaaagaaGTCTGAATTAGATATGGCTGCTCCAGATGATGCAATTCTGGCTGCTGTAGAGCCTCCTCCTTATGGAACTGGCCATGTG ATTCAAGAAGTGTACGATGAAGCTGGATTTTGGGGTTTCTGGAAAGGTGTATTCCCTACATTGATAATG GTAAGTAATCCTTCCATTCAGTTCATGCTGTACGAAACTATGTTAAAGAAGTTAAACAAGAGACGTGCGTTGAAGGGCAAGAGTGCGCCAACTGCTCTGGAG ATCTTCCTCCTGGGAGCCCTGGCTAAGCTTGGTGCCACTGTCGTGACATATCCTCTTCTAGTTGTCAAG GCGAGGCTTCAAGCTAAACAGGCCACTACTGGAGACAAAAGGCATCATTATAAAG GCACATCAGATGCCATCTTGAAGATGATACGCTATGAAGGTCTCTATGGTTTTTACAAAGGAATGAGTACTAAAATTGTTCAGAGCGTGCTTGCTGCAGCTGTGTTGTTCATGGTCAAGGAAGAACTTGTGAGGGGGGCTCGGTCCCTGCTAACTGGAGATGGTGTTGATGCCTCGAGGTCGAAACCCCCATGA